In Podarcis muralis chromosome 14, rPodMur119.hap1.1, whole genome shotgun sequence, one genomic interval encodes:
- the SNX22 gene encoding sorting nexin-22: MQLQVAVPSVGLQLSEGDQSPEKARTVFKVEILWNGRKHCIEKRYSEFHALHKRIKKRCRVPDFPPRRVPNWMTKVLEQRRQGLEAYLQGILLCNTELPKELLDFLKLWQFEQENKVDLGPGYLLSHRPVISFQSDPYILPASTDLLPDVILSGVLQGFYAPRTTFCLQSKLFAALPPADSASSPLQPA; encoded by the exons ATGCAGCTGCAGGTCGCGGTGCCCTCGGTGGGGCTGCAGCTGTCCGAGGGCGACCAGAGCCCGGAGAAGGCGCGCACG GTGTTCAAGGTGGAAATCCTGTGGAACGGGAGGAAACATTGCATTGAGAAGCGCTACAGCGAGTTCCATGCCCTCCATAAAAGG ATCAAGAAGAGATGCAGAGTCCCAGACTTCCCACCCCGGCGTGTCCCCAACTGGATGACGAAAGTCCTGGAGCAGCGGCGGCAGGGCCTGGAAgcttatctccag GGCATCTTGCTATGCAATACAGAGCTTCCCAAGGAACTTCTGGATTTCCTGAAACTCTGGCAGTTTGAGCAGGAGAACAAGGTCGATCTCGG CCCCGGTTACCTGCTGTCCCACCGGCCGGTCATAAGTTTCCAAAGCGATCCATACATCCTCCCAGCTTCCACAG aCTTGCTTCCCGATGTGATCCTGAGTGGAGTGCTGCAGGGCTTCTATGCACCCCGGACGACCTTCTGCCTGCAGTCAAAGCTCTTTGCGGCTCTGCCACCCGCCGACTCTGCGTCCTCTCCTTTGCAACCAGCCTAG